A stretch of Streptococcus sp. oral taxon 061 DNA encodes these proteins:
- a CDS encoding DUF2130 domain-containing protein produces MNEIKCPNCGEVFTVNESQYAELISQVRTVEFDKELHERIKQELTLVEQKALNEQQAKLAQKDQEIAQLQSQIQNFETEKELARKEVEQSASKSLLEKEKEVQALENQLATLRLEHENQLQKTLSDLEKERDQVKNQLLLQEKENELSLASVKQNYEAQLKAANEQVEFYKNFKAQQSTKAIGESLEQYAESEFNKVRSFAFPNAYFEKDNKISARGSKGDFIFRDFDENGLEFISIMFEMKNEADGTEKKHKNADFYKELDKDRREKNCEYAVLVSMLEADNDYFNTGIVDVSHEYEKMYVVRPQFFIQLIGLLRNAALNSLKYKQELALIREQNIDITHFEEDLEAFKVAFAKNYNSASVNFGKAIDEIDKAIKRMEEVKKFLTTSEKQLRLANNKLDDVSVKKLTRKNPTMKAKFDALKGE; encoded by the coding sequence ATGAACGAAATTAAATGTCCAAATTGTGGCGAAGTTTTTACAGTTAATGAAAGTCAATATGCAGAACTGATTTCTCAAGTTCGCACTGTAGAGTTTGATAAGGAATTGCATGAACGAATCAAGCAAGAATTGACATTGGTAGAGCAAAAGGCCTTGAATGAACAACAGGCAAAACTCGCTCAAAAAGACCAAGAAATTGCCCAGCTACAAAGTCAAATCCAAAATTTCGAAACTGAAAAAGAATTGGCTAGGAAGGAAGTAGAGCAAAGTGCTAGCAAAAGTCTGTTAGAAAAAGAAAAAGAGGTCCAAGCTCTTGAGAATCAATTGGCTACCTTGCGCTTGGAGCATGAGAACCAACTACAAAAAACTCTTTCTGATCTTGAAAAAGAACGCGACCAGGTCAAAAATCAGCTCCTTTTACAAGAAAAAGAAAACGAGCTTTCTCTTGCTTCTGTTAAACAAAACTATGAAGCCCAACTTAAGGCAGCAAATGAGCAGGTTGAGTTTTACAAGAATTTTAAGGCACAACAATCTACAAAAGCTATTGGTGAAAGTCTAGAACAGTATGCGGAGAGCGAGTTTAACAAGGTTCGTAGTTTTGCCTTTCCAAATGCTTATTTTGAAAAGGACAACAAGATTTCAGCGCGTGGTTCTAAAGGAGACTTCATCTTCCGTGATTTTGATGAAAATGGGCTGGAATTCATTTCCATCATGTTTGAGATGAAAAATGAAGCGGATGGAACTGAGAAAAAGCACAAGAATGCAGATTTCTACAAAGAGTTGGACAAGGACCGCCGTGAGAAGAACTGTGAGTATGCAGTTTTGGTAAGTATGCTTGAGGCTGACAATGATTACTTCAATACTGGAATTGTCGATGTCAGTCATGAGTATGAGAAAATGTACGTCGTGCGTCCTCAGTTCTTTATCCAACTGATTGGGCTCTTGCGCAATGCTGCCCTTAATTCTCTAAAATACAAGCAGGAACTAGCACTTATACGTGAGCAAAATATCGATATCACTCATTTTGAGGAAGATTTGGAAGCTTTCAAGGTAGCCTTTGCTAAGAACTACAATTCAGCTTCTGTCAACTTCGGTAAGGCCATCGATGAAATTGACAAGGCTATTAAACGGATGGAAGAAGTTAAGAAATTCTTGACCACATCAGAAAAGCAACTCCGTCTCGCCAACAACAAATTAGATGATGTTTCCGTCAAAAAATTGACAAGAAAAAATCCAACTATGAAAGCGAAGTTTGATGCGTTGAAAGGAGAATAA